The following DNA comes from Borreliella burgdorferi B31.
TTTTAGAATCTTTGAAAGCATTAGCTTCGGCTTGCCTTTCGGCTTGTTTTCGAGCTTTTATAAAGTTGCTCTCAGCCTCAGCAAGTCGTTTTTCGAAATCTTCTCGTGATATCATGTCTGGCAATTTTTTTGCATCAGCCACTAATCGTTCATATTCTTCTGAAGATATTGTTACAAGTTCTTTGTCATTTTTTGGCAAAGATTCAGAAATTGCAACAGTTTCTTCATTTATTTGTTCTTGCATATTGACCTCCTTAAAATTAAATTTTCTAAATTTGCAAGTACTGATTCATTTCATCTTGTATTTTTAAATACAAGCTATCATTTCCCATTTCTTTCGCCTTACTTAAAAGTTCCACATAAGTTGCTAAGGTTTTTGCATGTTTTTCATCAATTTCGGCTTGTTCTTTTTGGCTAATTGGTTTTACTGGCTTGTAGCACCAATTAGAGCTTAATCCAAATTTTGAAAGTACCGCATTGATGAATGGCGTTACCATTAGTTTGCATATCTGCTCAATGTTTAGGTAAAAAATATCATAGTTGCCAACGCTGCCTTCTCCAGAAGGAGATATTGGATACAGTATTTCTTTGGGAATTCCTGAATGAAGTGTTATGTCTGATACAATGATTTCAAAAGCATCTTTTAGTGGGCTTACAGATCTTGTTACATTAGCAATATCATCTTCTCTTCCGAGTATCATCATTTTGTGGTTACTATCAAGAACCCCCTCAATGTTTTTTTTAACTTCAGCCAGATCATATGCAGTCATATCCTTGACTGATGGCAGAGTTGCTGATTTAAGGAAAGTAAAATTATTTACCCTTAAAAACCCTACCGTTTCATTAAGTAGCGTGTTCATAATATTGCTGCTTTTTTTTAGAGACTCAAAATTTAGAAAAGAAGACTTCATGGTAATGATTCTGCTTTCATGTATATTTTTTAAGAAATAAGATCCCCCATCAACAACTTCACCAAAGTTATAGCAAAGACAAGGAAACCCTTTTTTTAGTGGCTTGTGTGGATCATCGGAATCTGGAACTACTATATAAAAATGGCTTTCTCCAGACAAAATTGCTGTATAAACCATTTTTTTGATCACAGCTCTGAAATTATTATCAAATAATTTTGAAAGTCCATCATCGACTTTGTGCTCAATATCTCTTGAAGATGCAAACCCCGCGTAAATTTCAGCTATTTGATGCGCAAGCCTTAATTGATCCTGGTGTGGTGTGTATTCACTTACTGGAAATAGTTTTGTTTCTTTAGGTTTTTTGAAAAATTTCATTCTAAACATTAGAAGCTCCTTTAGCTAAAAACCGATATGGCATTGAGAAATGCCGGGATGTATACCAAATCTTTTTGCATAACAAAATTTGTAACTTCGCTATCTTCTGCACTAGATTCATCATAATAATATTCAGTTTCGTTGAACTCTGAAATTACATCAGTGGTTTCGGGTTTGTTTACCACATTAAGATTAGACGGAATCAAATAGTCTGAGAGTGAATACAAGTTTCGTTTTTTTGCAAGCAAAGTACCTCTACCAAAACGAGAAAATACATATTTGAGTTCTTCTCTTGCTGTTGGCAATACAAAAACCCCTTTAAATTTATTAATTTCGGATTGGTAATCAGTTTTTGATAGTAAAACTTTACTACATGCGTTTGTAATAATTACAACTGGAAGATAGGAAATTCTTCCAACAAGAATTTCTAAAAAACAAATTCTGTTGCCTTTAACGTGTATTCCTGTATAATAGCTTCCATTAGCTCTGGAAAGAATTTCGGGACCACACACATTAAATTTTTTAATTAGCCTTGCTGTACCAAAATCAAACTCTTCTCCTAAAACCTCAATTCTAAAACCAATGTCATTGCCATGATATGCAAGTCTTTGTTTTTCAAGCCAAGCTTGTACGTCTCCACCATTTAAAAATGGGTTGTCACGGTAAGTGCTTTTGATTATACACACAGCAGGATTGTCTTGATTTGATAAGTACCTTTTGTATAGCCAATGTGATTTAGGCACCGGATTGCTTGACATATAGATTCTGCCGCCTTGTTCTCTCATTGTAGGGACAAGCATTTCTATATCATCAGCGCTAAACTGATTGGCTTCTTCCAGCCATAAGTCCTTAAAATGCGCATAAGATTTTAAATCTCTTGTATCATGCCCCCCTTCAAAAACAAAAGCACGTTTTTTCCCAAAAATCAAACTCTTACTTTCAATTTTTGCTTTGCTTATATTGAAAAATTTTCTTAAGTTGTATATGCTTAAAAGTTCTAAAATTTCTTTGTGTATTGATTGTGTTGTTTTGTTTTTCTTTTTTCTAATTGCAAGGGTATCTCCGCCATCAGCACTAAATTTTCTTTCTAAATTAACAGTTGCAATGTCGTAGGTTTTACCAGTTCCCCTACTTGAGTAGTATATGAAAATTTCAGCATTGGGCTTTTCTTTGTAGGCATCAACATATACTGGAAGTCGCCTTAGTCTCATAGTTCACCCTTGTTAATAATTTTATTGATTTCTTCTTCGGTATAAGAACAACTTTTTACAAAATTCGTACTTGTATTGTTTCCAATAATTAATTTTTCTTTGTTAATAATGTCTAGCACTAAATCTTCAGCTTCGCTCATTTCAAAGACCGCAAAAAACATTCTGAATGCATGTAGACTTGTTGCTAACACATTGCTGTTTGAAAATTCAAACATTTTGTTGACAAACAGTCTAAGCAACGCTTGTTTGCTGGAATTGTGTACAGTTTGATTATCAAAAGAAAGTTTTTCTTCTATTAATTTTTTTAAATTTTCTTGAATTTGTAAATTGTCCATAATTTTTCTCCTAAAGATCGTATCTGTAAAAAGATATATAGCAAGTGTTTTTAGGTTTTGTTTCTTTTGAACCACTTTGACTTGTGAAAGGTGGTAATAAATATTCGGGGTCTATCTCTTCATAACTATAGCCTGTAATAAAGGGAGACATAATCTCCTCAGCCCAATACCAAGTATACCAAGTATCAGCACTACGATAAATCATTGTCATTCTTTTTACTAATTTGCCTTTAAAATTAATTCTACTGAAGTCAAGATCATGATCGTGATTCTTATAAGAATCTTCTTGTGTATGCCCTAAGCTTCTTGTACCGTCAGAATCGGTGGAGCCGCCAGAATCATAGTGTCTCAAGAATCTGCCCGACAACTTGGGTGCTGAAGATATTCCTAAAACTTTATATGCGTAGCAATTGCTTGGCAAGCTTCTTCCGTCTGGAATACAAAATTTGTTTGTGTTTGTAAATGCTTGAATCAATTTGCTTCTTGTAAGGATTGATCCTTCCATTGCAAATTTGGCAGTCAAGGTACCTACGGGTGTTTTTTCCAAGAAAAACAAAATCATATGTTCTAAATATTCAATAAGTGAATCTAAACTTGGTGCATTTTTAGTAATTTCATACTCTTTTCTGTTATCAATGTTTTTCCCATCGCATATTGAGAAAGTAAGCTTATCTTTTAGCAAAATTGGTTCTCCAAGAGAGCCCTGGTATCCCAGCGAGTCTATTTTATTTCCATTTCTGAATTGGATTCGAGTTTTAGTGTTTTCGAGTTTCTTTTTTATTTCTGTGTAGTCTTGTTGTGTTATCATTGATTTTACCTACCAATCATATCTGTAGAATGAAATATAACATGTATTTTTGGGTCGTGTTTCGTCATCTCCACTGTATTTTGTGTAGGAAGGGTATCGCCACGACTGTATTGGTTCACCGTATTCTATATGAGTAACAAAAGAGGTGGAGCCTGTACTCCAATTAGAATCTCTTCTGATGGAGGAGTAATCAGTCACAAGTCGCCCTCGCAGACTATCCAATACGCTCAAGTCAAGATCATGATCGTGACTCTTATAAGAATCTTCTTGTGTATGCCCTAAGCTTCTTGTACCGTCAGAATCGGTGGAGCCGCCAGAATCATAGTGTCTCAAGAATCTGCCCGACAACTTAGGTGCCAAAGATATTCCAAACTTTTCTTTTACAAAACAATTGTCTGGGAGAGGTCTTCCATCTGGAATACAAAATTTTTTAGTATCTTCAAAAGCTTGTACCAACTTGCTTCTTGATATAGATCCTTGCTCGACGAATTCTGCAGTTAAAAATCCAGGATAAGTGTTTTCTAAACACCAATTAACTAAGTCTTTTAAATAATCATCTATATTTTCGCCAATAGGGGGCTTGGTATTCTTGTTAATGGGATAATATTTTCTATTAGTAGTATCTTTACCATTGCAAATAGCAAATAATTCTTTATCTTTAACAACAATAGGTTCGCCAAGTTTGCCAACATAATTTTTTGCTTCTTCCATAGTTCCAACGCCAAATTGAATTTTGATATTGTCGG
Coding sequences within:
- a CDS encoding PBSX family phage terminase large subunit is translated as MRLRRLPVYVDAYKEKPNAEIFIYYSSRGTGKTYDIATVNLERKFSADGGDTLAIRKKKNKTTQSIHKEILELLSIYNLRKFFNISKAKIESKSLIFGKKRAFVFEGGHDTRDLKSYAHFKDLWLEEANQFSADDIEMLVPTMREQGGRIYMSSNPVPKSHWLYKRYLSNQDNPAVCIIKSTYRDNPFLNGGDVQAWLEKQRLAYHGNDIGFRIEVLGEEFDFGTARLIKKFNVCGPEILSRANGSYYTGIHVKGNRICFLEILVGRISYLPVVIITNACSKVLLSKTDYQSEINKFKGVFVLPTAREELKYVFSRFGRGTLLAKKRNLYSLSDYLIPSNLNVVNKPETTDVISEFNETEYYYDESSAEDSEVTNFVMQKDLVYIPAFLNAISVFS
- a CDS encoding anti-CBASS protein Acb1 family protein: MFRMKFFKKPKETKLFPVSEYTPHQDQLRLAHQIAEIYAGFASSRDIEHKVDDGLSKLFDNNFRAVIKKMVYTAILSGESHFYIVVPDSDDPHKPLKKGFPCLCYNFGEVVDGGSYFLKNIHESRIITMKSSFLNFESLKKSSNIMNTLLNETVGFLRVNNFTFLKSATLPSVKDMTAYDLAEVKKNIEGVLDSNHKMMILGREDDIANVTRSVSPLKDAFEIIVSDITLHSGIPKEILYPISPSGEGSVGNYDIFYLNIEQICKLMVTPFINAVLSKFGLSSNWCYKPVKPISQKEQAEIDEKHAKTLATYVELLSKAKEMGNDSLYLKIQDEMNQYLQI